Proteins encoded within one genomic window of Rhizobium favelukesii:
- a CDS encoding ABC transporter permease: MSGPSLRTRLAGRGLDGKTLLLLPGLIFMIAMFVYPFLYGVADSLTPKEGTWYANYAKFFSDPFQYQTIAATMWLALPVTVINLAFAVPVALRVRLMRRQRLLTTILVLPITLGTVFVADGLLTFLGPRGWFNHALLMLGVLDAPVKLTNNYWGVFASLLITGFPFAFLLTLSYVTGIDPAIEQAAATLGAGPRQRFFRVFLPLLVPGLAVTFCLAFVQAFAVFPSAVLLGAPAGPTRVISIAAYQAAFEQYDHSLGSTIALIMGGVELVVVLAVLATRSLFYRGPAGGTKG; the protein is encoded by the coding sequence ATGAGCGGCCCTTCGCTGCGAACCCGGCTCGCTGGGCGCGGTCTCGATGGCAAGACGCTTTTGTTGCTGCCGGGGCTGATCTTCATGATCGCGATGTTCGTCTACCCATTCCTTTACGGTGTGGCCGATTCACTCACGCCGAAAGAGGGCACATGGTATGCCAATTACGCGAAGTTCTTCAGCGATCCCTTCCAATATCAGACGATCGCCGCAACGATGTGGCTGGCACTGCCTGTAACGGTGATCAACCTCGCCTTTGCCGTACCCGTTGCCTTGCGCGTGCGCCTGATGCGCAGGCAGCGGCTGCTAACCACCATTCTCGTGCTACCCATTACCCTCGGCACGGTCTTCGTGGCAGACGGCCTTTTGACCTTTCTCGGGCCGCGCGGCTGGTTCAATCATGCCCTCTTGATGCTCGGCGTCCTCGACGCACCGGTGAAGCTGACGAATAACTACTGGGGTGTCTTCGCCTCGTTGCTGATCACCGGTTTTCCCTTCGCCTTCCTGTTGACGCTGTCTTACGTTACCGGCATCGATCCCGCGATCGAGCAGGCGGCGGCGACACTGGGTGCGGGACCACGACAGCGCTTCTTCAGGGTCTTCCTGCCGCTGTTGGTTCCGGGGCTCGCTGTCACCTTCTGCCTGGCATTCGTGCAGGCCTTTGCGGTGTTTCCCTCCGCCGTTCTTCTAGGGGCGCCGGCCGGCCCGACGCGCGTCATCTCGATTGCAGCCTATCAGGCAGCCTTCGAGCAATATGATCATTCGCTCGGTTCGACCATCGCGCTCATCATGGGCGGCGTGGAACTGGTTGTCGTACTTGCCGTTCTGGCCACCCGCTCACTCTTCTACCGCGGCCCCGCCGGCGGCACGAAAGGCTAG
- a CDS encoding YMGG-like glycine zipper-containing protein, translating into MRKIVLVAAFMGALASCTATEKGTAIGAGTGAIIGGAVSNSWGGAAVGAVAGGVAGALIGRSTERRGYCVYRDRYGRTYEARC; encoded by the coding sequence ATGAGAAAAATTGTCCTTGTGGCTGCATTTATGGGGGCATTGGCATCGTGCACAGCCACCGAGAAAGGAACCGCAATCGGTGCGGGCACGGGCGCTATCATTGGCGGTGCCGTCAGCAATAGCTGGGGAGGCGCAGCGGTCGGTGCCGTGGCAGGTGGTGTCGCCGGGGCGCTGATTGGACGCTCGACCGAACGGCGCGGCTACTGTGTCTATCGTGATCGATATGGACGCACCTATGAGGCGCGCTGCTGA
- a CDS encoding helix-turn-helix domain-containing protein translates to MNAKTPNAIDTFVGSRVRMRRQLLGLSQEKLADQIGVTFQQVQKYEKGLNRIGASRLQRIADVLSTSPSFFFQQDASEPLSLAGLETSVAADPVAEFLHSKEGLALNRAFLKITDTQLREKIVALVKAMAHAQEGRDVAGEQTKPGETFA, encoded by the coding sequence ATGAATGCAAAGACGCCAAATGCCATCGATACGTTTGTCGGTTCTCGTGTGAGGATGCGAAGGCAACTCCTAGGACTTAGTCAGGAAAAACTGGCCGATCAGATAGGCGTGACATTCCAGCAGGTGCAGAAATACGAGAAAGGTCTTAACCGGATCGGTGCCAGCCGACTGCAACGGATCGCCGATGTGCTGAGCACGTCTCCGAGTTTCTTCTTTCAGCAGGATGCGTCCGAGCCCTTGAGCTTGGCCGGGCTTGAGACTTCGGTCGCGGCCGACCCGGTTGCCGAATTCCTGCATTCGAAGGAAGGTCTCGCGCTCAATCGCGCCTTCCTGAAAATCACCGACACGCAGCTTCGTGAAAAGATTGTCGCTTTGGTCAAAGCCATGGCGCATGCGCAGGAAGGGCGTGACGTTGCCGGCGAGCAAACGAAACCTGGCGAAACCTTCGCCTAA
- the pepT gene encoding peptidase T: MTDTVLDRFLRYVVIDTQSDAASSTQPSTVKQKDLGRLLVDELLTIGLSDAHLDEHGYVSATIPSNSDKTVPVICFCSHMDTAPDFTGTNVKPRIVRDYRGGDIQLAGDKKQVIRVSENPALNDQIGHDIVTTDGTTLLGADDKAGIAEIMTAAEILMDNPDIKHGTIKLLFTPDEEIGRGVDKVDLTKLGAQFAYTMDGESAGHIEDETFSADGVEIAIEGVAIHPGFAKGKMENAIKIAGAIIDRLPKNVAPETTEGREGFIHPTGLAGSMEKAAISLIVRDFEDAGLTDKESRLEALVQEVMADYPGSSYTFTVKPQYRNMKIVLDRHPQVAENAIEAIRRAGMSPVRGSIRGGTDGSRLSFMGLPCPNIFAGGHAFHSPREWISRQDMDKAVATLVKLAKVWEERA, from the coding sequence ATGACCGATACCGTCCTCGATCGCTTTCTTCGCTATGTCGTCATTGACACCCAATCGGATGCGGCATCGTCGACGCAGCCGTCGACCGTGAAACAGAAGGACTTGGGCCGCTTGCTGGTCGACGAGTTGTTGACGATCGGCCTGTCCGACGCTCACTTGGACGAGCATGGCTATGTCTCCGCGACCATTCCCTCGAATTCAGACAAGACCGTTCCGGTCATTTGCTTCTGCTCGCATATGGATACGGCACCCGATTTCACGGGGACGAACGTCAAACCACGAATCGTGCGCGACTACCGCGGCGGCGACATTCAGCTTGCCGGTGACAAGAAGCAGGTCATTCGCGTCAGCGAGAATCCGGCGCTCAACGACCAGATCGGCCACGACATCGTCACGACCGACGGGACGACACTGCTCGGCGCCGACGACAAGGCGGGCATCGCCGAGATCATGACGGCGGCTGAGATCCTCATGGACAACCCCGACATCAAGCATGGAACGATTAAGCTGCTCTTCACGCCCGACGAGGAGATCGGTCGCGGCGTCGACAAGGTCGATCTGACAAAGCTCGGCGCGCAGTTTGCCTACACGATGGACGGTGAAAGCGCCGGACACATCGAAGACGAGACGTTCTCGGCAGACGGCGTCGAGATTGCCATCGAAGGCGTTGCGATCCATCCGGGCTTTGCCAAGGGAAAGATGGAGAATGCCATCAAGATCGCCGGCGCAATTATTGATCGGTTACCCAAGAATGTCGCACCGGAAACGACCGAAGGTCGAGAAGGTTTCATCCATCCGACCGGTTTGGCCGGCTCCATGGAAAAGGCCGCTATCAGCCTCATTGTCCGAGACTTCGAGGACGCTGGGCTGACTGACAAGGAAAGTAGGCTCGAAGCGCTGGTGCAGGAGGTGATGGCCGACTATCCCGGATCTTCCTACACCTTCACCGTCAAGCCGCAGTATCGCAACATGAAGATTGTCCTTGATCGGCATCCGCAGGTCGCGGAAAACGCCATTGAAGCCATTCGCCGCGCCGGCATGTCGCCTGTGCGCGGCAGTATCCGAGGCGGAACGGACGGCTCGCGCCTTTCCTTCATGGGCCTGCCATGCCCGAACATCTTCGCCGGCGGCCACGCCTTCCACTCGCCGCGTGAATGGATCAGCAGGCAGGACATGGACAAGGCCGTCGCCACGCTCGTCAAACTCGCAAAGGTGTGGGAAGAGCGTGCTTAG
- a CDS encoding ABC transporter permease: MIRDQGLASKIWRFAIWGLAILFVLNLLAVIAAVMVNSFATRWLGTWLPAGWTTRWYFSAWKEFQLSSVVLVTFEIVFTVVIISGILGITTAYALARRDFPGKRLVILLFLLPLLIPPLTYGIPLATVLYQLGLGGTFWGVVLINVVPSLPFVVLVMIPFIEQIDPRIEAAARVFGAGTTSLFLRILLPLLLPGMLAALLLVLVRTIAMFELTFLIAGPTTQTLVVSLYYAVFASGVRAGQSIDAMAVVYMVTTLFWLVLALQFVNPTQIVARAKQQSTH; this comes from the coding sequence ATGATCCGAGATCAGGGCCTCGCTTCAAAGATCTGGCGCTTCGCCATTTGGGGGCTGGCCATCCTCTTTGTCCTCAATCTGCTCGCCGTTATCGCCGCTGTCATGGTCAACTCCTTTGCGACGCGCTGGCTTGGGACATGGCTGCCGGCAGGTTGGACGACACGCTGGTATTTCAGCGCCTGGAAGGAATTCCAGCTCTCCAGCGTTGTCCTTGTCACCTTCGAGATCGTCTTTACTGTCGTCATCATCTCTGGGATCTTGGGCATCACGACCGCATATGCGCTGGCGCGGCGCGACTTTCCCGGCAAGCGTCTGGTCATCTTGCTGTTCTTGCTGCCGCTGTTGATCCCTCCCTTGACCTACGGCATTCCGCTGGCAACCGTCCTCTATCAGCTTGGACTCGGCGGCACGTTTTGGGGCGTCGTGCTGATCAACGTCGTCCCGTCGCTGCCCTTCGTTGTTTTGGTGATGATCCCGTTCATCGAGCAGATCGACCCTCGCATCGAAGCGGCCGCACGCGTATTCGGCGCGGGAACAACGAGCCTGTTCCTGCGAATTCTGCTGCCCCTGCTTTTGCCGGGAATGCTGGCTGCGTTGCTGCTGGTGCTGGTGCGAACCATCGCGATGTTCGAGCTGACCTTCCTGATTGCCGGGCCGACGACGCAAACACTGGTGGTGTCGCTCTATTACGCCGTCTTTGCATCAGGAGTGCGTGCAGGCCAGTCGATCGATGCCATGGCGGTGGTCTACATGGTCACGACATTGTTCTGGCTGGTTCTCGCCTTGCAGTTCGTCAACCCGACGCAGATCGTCGCAAGGGCAAAACAGCAAAGCACCCACTAG
- a CDS encoding fumarylacetoacetate hydrolase family protein, giving the protein MSYALLDSAAAGGLLVGRAWNPGVQGPSIVVVRDGQLVDITSKAAPTLSALLEQADPAAFVRAAGGPVLTTLDEIAAVGIGTPDPSLVHLLAPADLQAIKACGVTFAQSMIERVIEEKAAGNPDRAAAIRERVSTLIGGSLNNLKAGSAEAAKVKQALIDEGMWSQYLEVGIGPDAEVFTKSPVLASVGWGADVGLHPISTWNNPEPEIVLAVNSGGEIKGATLGNDVNLRDVEGRSALLLGKAKDNNASCSIGPFIRLFDESYGLDEVRRAELDLKVTGADGFVLHGKSSMSKISRDPSDLVKQTCGAHHQYPDGFMLFLGTLFAPTQDRDAPNQGFTHKIGDVVEISSMGLGSLVNTVRLSTECSSWTFGITALMANLAKRDLL; this is encoded by the coding sequence ATGTCTTATGCTCTTCTGGATTCTGCCGCCGCCGGCGGCTTGTTAGTCGGTCGTGCCTGGAACCCCGGTGTTCAAGGCCCGAGCATCGTGGTCGTTCGGGATGGCCAGTTGGTCGACATCACCTCCAAAGCTGCGCCGACGCTGAGTGCGCTCCTGGAACAGGCCGATCCCGCCGCCTTCGTCCGCGCCGCGGGTGGTCCTGTGCTCACCACATTGGACGAGATCGCTGCCGTTGGCATCGGAACACCTGACCCGTCGCTGGTTCATCTGCTTGCTCCTGCCGACCTTCAGGCCATCAAGGCTTGCGGCGTAACGTTCGCGCAGTCGATGATCGAGCGCGTCATCGAGGAGAAGGCGGCTGGAAATCCCGATCGCGCCGCCGCGATCCGCGAGCGCGTCAGTACGCTGATCGGTGGTAGCCTCAACAATCTGAAGGCAGGTTCGGCTGAAGCCGCCAAGGTCAAGCAGGCGCTGATCGACGAAGGCATGTGGTCTCAATATCTCGAGGTCGGCATCGGACCTGACGCCGAGGTTTTCACGAAGTCACCGGTCCTTGCCTCTGTCGGCTGGGGCGCCGATGTCGGGCTGCATCCAATCTCGACCTGGAACAATCCGGAACCCGAGATCGTACTTGCCGTCAACAGCGGCGGGGAGATCAAGGGGGCAACACTTGGCAACGACGTCAATCTGCGCGACGTGGAGGGCCGCTCGGCGCTCCTGCTAGGCAAGGCCAAGGATAACAACGCCTCCTGCTCAATCGGCCCGTTCATTCGGCTATTCGACGAGAGCTACGGCCTCGATGAGGTGCGCAGAGCAGAGCTCGACCTCAAGGTCACCGGAGCCGACGGATTTGTCCTTCACGGAAAGAGTTCGATGTCGAAGATCAGCCGCGATCCTTCCGACCTCGTCAAGCAGACCTGCGGCGCCCACCATCAGTACCCGGATGGCTTCATGCTGTTCTTGGGAACGCTGTTTGCGCCGACGCAGGATCGTGATGCGCCGAACCAGGGCTTCACCCACAAAATCGGTGACGTCGTCGAAATTTCGTCGATGGGCCTCGGCTCGCTCGTCAATACCGTGCGGCTTTCAACCGAGTGCTCTTCCTGGACATTTGGTATCACCGCCCTGATGGCAAACCTTGCAAAGCGGGATCTCCTTTAG